A part of Microbacterium terregens genomic DNA contains:
- a CDS encoding acylphosphatase gives MKRVHVTVSGDVQGVGYRYTMRMIAVEVGVAGWVRNRRDGTVEAEIEAPPAQIDEVLAWMAAGPPGARVDSARVTDAAPTGERGFRVLD, from the coding sequence ATGAAGCGAGTGCACGTGACGGTCAGCGGCGACGTACAGGGCGTGGGCTATCGCTACACGATGCGGATGATCGCCGTCGAGGTCGGCGTCGCCGGGTGGGTGCGCAACCGCCGGGACGGCACGGTCGAAGCGGAGATCGAAGCCCCGCCCGCGCAGATCGACGAGGTGCTCGCCTGGATGGCGGCGGGCCCTCCGGGTGCGCGAGTGGACAGCGCCCGGGTGACGGATGCCGCTCCCACCGGCGAGCGCGGATTCCGGGTGCTCGACTGA
- a CDS encoding iron chaperone: MGTVDDYLSGLAPADREAIERIYTLAREEVPEAEQGKGYGMPALVYRGKPLISVMRARRHIGVYPFSPDAVTAVAADVDEVEGSGLDKGTVRFQPDHPLPDEVVLALVRRRRDQIDG, translated from the coding sequence ATGGGAACCGTGGACGACTATCTGAGCGGACTCGCCCCGGCCGACCGCGAGGCGATCGAGCGCATCTACACGCTCGCCCGCGAAGAGGTGCCGGAGGCCGAGCAGGGCAAGGGGTACGGGATGCCGGCGCTGGTGTACCGCGGCAAACCGCTCATCTCGGTCATGCGGGCGCGCCGACACATCGGCGTGTACCCGTTCAGTCCGGATGCCGTGACCGCGGTCGCCGCGGACGTGGATGAAGTGGAGGGTTCGGGACTGGACAAGGGCACCGTCCGCTTCCAGCCCGACCATCCGCTGCCCGACGAGGTCGTGCTCGCCCTCGTGCGTCGGCGTCGGGACCAGATCGACGGCTGA
- a CDS encoding LysE/ArgO family amino acid transporter yields MFSSALAGLGLGFSLIIAIGAQNLFVLRQGLRREHVVLVAAICAISDAVLIALGVSGVGLVLTAVPWLIDVVRWAGAAFLIAYGLLAARRAWRPSGRGLAPTVTGEDAADRSARTQGSAIAASQTPHASVIVARTAPRALPVALTCLALTWLNPHVYLDTVFLLGSIASTHGDARWLFAAGAMTASVVWFFALAFGARYLSRWLGTPRAWRILDAVIAVVMVGIGVSLILPR; encoded by the coding sequence ATGTTCTCTTCGGCGCTCGCCGGGCTCGGCCTGGGGTTCTCGCTGATCATCGCGATCGGCGCGCAGAACCTGTTCGTGCTGCGCCAGGGACTGCGTCGGGAGCACGTCGTCCTGGTCGCCGCGATCTGCGCGATCTCGGATGCCGTCCTCATCGCGCTGGGAGTCTCGGGCGTGGGTCTGGTCCTGACCGCGGTGCCGTGGCTGATCGATGTCGTGCGGTGGGCGGGCGCGGCCTTCCTGATCGCCTACGGTCTGCTCGCGGCGCGTCGCGCGTGGCGCCCTTCGGGCCGGGGTCTCGCTCCGACCGTTACGGGCGAGGATGCCGCCGATCGGTCCGCCCGCACCCAGGGGAGCGCGATCGCTGCGTCGCAGACGCCGCACGCGTCGGTGATCGTCGCCCGCACGGCGCCGCGCGCCCTGCCGGTAGCCCTCACGTGCCTGGCGCTCACCTGGCTGAACCCGCACGTGTATCTGGACACCGTGTTCCTGCTGGGCTCGATCGCCAGCACGCACGGGGACGCGCGCTGGCTGTTCGCGGCCGGAGCGATGACGGCGAGCGTTGTCTGGTTCTTCGCGCTGGCGTTCGGCGCCCGCTACCTCAGCCGGTGGCTCGGCACACCGCGGGCGTGGCGGATCCTGGACGCGGTGATCGCCGTGGTCATGGTCGGCATCGGTGTGAGTCTGATCCTCCCCCGCTGA